A window of the Tiliqua scincoides isolate rTilSci1 chromosome 5, rTilSci1.hap2, whole genome shotgun sequence genome harbors these coding sequences:
- the LOC136652292 gene encoding interferon-induced very large GTPase 1-like: MAFETIRRGREKLIIFLQKAPDLILDDAAAQGFISEEEYDALDKLVNPKEKMRKLLVKIQIKGEQSCQQFLEGVRSLFQDLPPDLWPPASACASAACANQNELDCNPSQAKVLEKNGPENPDDTVAPHVPNGSKSSEDLENVSDKQEPEQEVMEMDVFDERVTNFLMKLGLKRNSKQLTMGEILEINLETLKTVDPQTLQDLPWHFLRKLMALNGTARNTGLVLKAEEDSCGDEEVEVGSEVFCMREVGSAVSVNPLDVLCAILLHSDNFLQQEILLKMSMCQFAIPLILPPLDAPKCTFTLWGMRDIVKKWRPHSLSESRGFREESLVLTSMPTISFVRMGSCSLSKSKLLNEVLSPPQQHHDFFVHRDMECGNVPREISDGLVEISWYFPGGRENSDLFPEPVAVLNLRGDVESHWAQFSFLTEVSSAVFIVTENICDKEYEMLLTLRGSASEYYFILNSEGGSSKETLGFLNQLAPVLNMKKSQLLVKERSQNITEFVKKLRSTMKNILNSHQKVVSVKQMAKVGQELGMQVDEDTPGCRNGISHATEIVEEIVDVPRYKKEMLKLQGDLWRSVAKVEKELCRMKGQADTPTEDYRSQLIKKRMDLRVQQNQCDLTDGITKFINGIQNLHREEKHYFLKWIKFCLDCIARENLSRLREEYKEKNSIGGTDPQQLAELDELISTSSLGVEHFMRELGQFYEAECAMVKECNISEKKRQFVHLPGIAADLMLEGFPVELIDGDASNIPLRWITDVLTELHKKLGGQSKMMVITVLGVQSTGKSTLLNTMFGLQFAVSSGRCTRGAFMTLLRVTGNLQAETGCDFILVIDTEGLKAPELAKMEDSYEHDNELATLVIGLSDITIVNLAMENATEMKDILQIVVHAFLRMEDTGHRPNCQFVHQNVSDVSAHDQNMRDRKRLLEQLNEMTKAAARMEKQGREVAFSDIMDYDPEKHNWYIPGLWHGVPPMAPVNLGYSESVSEFKRYLFEFMSNSSQNRSSKDIPQFVEWVKSLWNAIKHENFIFSFRNSLVVDAYNQLAVKYSEWEWDFRKEMHLWVSKADAIIQNHSVEDIEAGAFDKLRQEAEQKLYNGEQKMLACIQSYFESGGDNLHLVEKYREDFIRSAKFLRQQLDRYSMNKCQETILIRKGQSKVDNLQTRYSKTMERKVNNLLKECKELESQLNFEELKQEFENMWKESLLELSSLNSLTHRDIRLDVYCQIRKDLDHQGSLVNQVFQDLSRTSVTRRTPFTMEKKYLNTSLMVKVKNFFTDYLSGAQEFANSLIEVCRSYVTEKVSTKRDYDETYCQELLRIINDGLQGKDFQKFNFSKYFEVELKYYIMGEAADAFQKMHDDFFKANNPHQHLENLKPQYFSIFKDLYYEGDACQKRAKDFCDLCLKPALVDHLDKRLGIEIVDDILSSGQSVQYGSRSFFQFTVQKSLLEKKKFDDYVKYINNYTDFVTTWIHTNLLEHYRQRKDLAVLEKRILSAVIKKTKEALESPAEQTLAEFLECFRHEMREELVISKEALDVVLFNNDANAGPFSEEVQASISEVTEDILSERSRMSVETVLSSIPFKPQEEIFKHVFGCGKQCPFCKVPCEAGGGNHREHFASVHRPQGLGRYRYIQSDKLVYSLCSSDVCSNASFRNLETGFEWHPYKEYRTYYPDWRIQPDPSISASDYWKFVFSEFNKQFAVEYSAVCADLPDDWKNITKQQALESIQEAFNME; encoded by the coding sequence AAAGAGTTACAAACTTTTTGATGAAGTTGGGTCTTaagagaaacagcaagcagctcaCCATGGGAGAAATCTTGGAAATCAACTTGGAAACGTTGAAGACTGTAGATCCTCAGACATTGCAAGATCTACCTTGGCACTTCTTGAGAAAATTGATGGCCCTCAATGGCACAGCCAGGAACACTGGCCTGGTGCTTAAGGCTGAGGAAGATTCATGTGGGGATGAGGAGGTTGAAGTGGGGAGTGAGGTGTTTTGTATGAGGGAGGTGGGCTCGGCAGTTTCTGTCAACCCCCTTGATGTCCTCTGTGCCATCTTGCTTCACTCAGACAACTTCCTTCAACAGGAGATCCTGCTTAAAATGTCCATGTGCCAATTTGCAATCCCTTTGATCCTCCCTCCTCTTGATGCTCCCAAATGCACATTCACCCTCTGGGGCATGAGGGACATAGTGAAAAAATGGAGGCCCCACTCCCTTTCTGAGAGCAGAGGCTTCCGAGAGGAGAGCCTGGTGCTGACCTCCATGCCAACCATTTCCTTTGTGCGAATGGGAAGCTGCAGTCTCTCCAAATCTAAACTCCTCAATGAGGTCCTCAGTCCCCCTCAACAGCACCATGATTTCTTTGTACACCGTGATATGGAGTGTGGGAATGTTCCTCGAGAGATCAGTGATGGCTTGGTAGAAATCTCCTGGTACTTTCCTGGTGGGAGGGAAAATTCAGATCTTTTTCCAGAGCCTGTTGCAGTTCTAAACCTCCGTGGAGATGTTGAGTCACATTGGGCGCAGTTTAGTTTTTTAACAGAAGTATCCTCAGCTGTGTTTATAGTTACTGAGAACATTTGTGATAAAGAATATGAAATGCTGTTGACTCTCCGGGGATCAGCATCTGAATATTACTTTATCTTGAACTCTGAAGGTGGGAGTTCAAAGGAAACACTGGGGTTCCTCAACCAGTTAGCTCCAGTGTTGAACATGAAAAAGTCACAACTATTGGTGAAAGAAAGAAGCCAAAATATCACAGAATTTGTGAAGAAGCTTCGGTCAACTATGAAGAACATATTGAACTCCCATCAAAAGGTGGTCAGTGTGAAACAAATGGCTAAGGTAGGCCAAGAACTGGGGATGCAGGTAGATGAGGATACACCTGGCTGTCGCAATGGGATTTCACATGCTACAGAAATTGTTGAAGAAATAGTAGATGTTCCAAGATACAAAAAGGAAATGCTGAAACTCCAAGGGGATTTGTGGAGAAGTGTGGCCAAAGTGGAGAAAGAGCTGTGCAGGATGAAGGGGCAAGCAGATACTCCAACAGAAGATTACAGATCACAGCTTATTAAGAAAAGGATGGATTTACGGGTACAGCAAAATCAATGTGACCTTACTGATGGGATAACAAAATTTATTAATGGGATACAGAATCTGCACCGAGAGGAGAAACATTACTTCCTGAAATGGATTAAGTTCTGCTTGGATTGTATCGCTAGGGAAAACCTGTCGAGATTACGGGAGGAATATAAAGAGAAAAATAGCATTGGTGGAACTGATCCACAACAATTAGCAGAGTTGGATGAATTAATCTCCACTAGTTCCCTGGGGGTGGAGCACTTCATGCGGGAGTTGGGGCAGTTCTATGAGGCAGAATGTGCAATGGTAAAAGAATGCAATATATCAGAGAAGAAAAGGCAATTTGTCCACCTGCCAGGGATAGCTGCTGACCTGATGCTGGAAGGCTTCCCAGTGGAGCTCATCGATGGAGATGCATCCAACATCCCTCTGAGGTGGATAACAGATGTTCTGACTGAGCTCCATAAAAAACTAGGAGGTCAGTCCAAAATGATGGTGATCACTGTGctgggggtgcagagcactgggAAGTCCACCCTTCTCAATACCATGTTTGGGCTGCAGTTTGCTGTGAGCAGCGGCCGATGCACACGAGGAGCATTCATGACCCTCCTTAGAGTCACAGGAAACTTGCAGGCAGAAACTGGCTGTGATTTCATCCTGGTGATAGACACAGAAGGCTTGAAGGCCCCAGAGCTGGCCAAAATGGAGGACAGCTATGAACACGACAATGAACTGGCCACCCTGGTGATTGGGCTGAGTGACATAACTATCGTGAACCTGGCTATGGAGAATGCCACAGAGATGAAGGACATCCTGCAGATTGTAGTCCATGCATTTCTGAGGATGGAGGACACGGGGCATAGACCCAACTGCCAGTTTGTCCACCAGAATGTCAGTGATGTGTCTGCCCATGATCAGAATATGAGAGACAGGAAACGCCTCCTGGAGCAGCTCAATGAAATGACCAAAGCTGCAGCAAGGATGGAGAAACAAGGCCGGGAAGTGGCCTTTTCGGACATTATGGACTATGATCCAGAGAAACACAACTGGTACATCCCTGGcttgtggcatggagttccacccATGGCACCAGTGAATCTGGGATACAGTGAATCTGTATCAGAGTTTAAGAGGTACCTATTTGAATTCATGAGTAATTCCTCTCAAAACAGGTCATCTAAAGACATCCCTCAGTTTGTTGAATGGGTCAAGAGCCTGTGGAATGCCATTAAACATGAAAACTTCATCTTCAGCTTCCGGAATAGCCTTGTCGTGGATGCTTATAACCAACTTGCAGTGAAATATTCAGAATGGGAGTGGGATTTTCGGAAGGAGATGCATCTCTGGGTGTCCAAAGCTGATGCCATCATTCAGAATCATTCTGTAGAAGATATAGAAGCTGGTGCATTTGATAAGTTAAGGCAAGAAGCTGAACAGAAATTGTATAATGGAGAGCAAAAGATGTTGGCATGCATACAGAGCTATTTTGAGAGTGGTGGAGACAACTTACACCTTGTAGAAAAGTACAGAGAAGACTTTATCAGAAGTGCAAAGTTTCTCCGGCAGCAGCTGGACAGGTATTCGATGAATAAGTGTCAAGAGACAATCCTTATAAGGAAAGGGCAAAGTAAGGTGGATAATCTGCAAACCAGATATTCAAAAACCATGGAAAGAAAGGTGAACAATCTCTTgaaagagtgtaaagagctggAAAGCCAACTGAACTTTGAGGAACTCAAACAGGAGTTTGAGAACATGTGGAAAGAATCCTTATTGGAATTATCATCACTTAATAGTTTAACTCATCGTGACATTCGTCTAGATGTTTACTGTCAGATTAGAAAAGATTTGGACCATCAAGGCAGTTTGGTCAATCAGGTCTTTCAGGATTTATCCCGCACTTCAGTCACTCGCAGGACCCCATTCAcaatggaaaagaaatatttaaacacATCACTAATGGTAAAGGTAAAAAATTTTTTCACAGATTATCTAAGTGGTGCACAGGAATTTGCTAATTCTCTGATTGAAGTTTGTAGAAGTTATGTTACAGAGAAAGTTAGTACAAAGAGGGACTATGATGAGACATATTGCCAGGAATTGCTGAGGATAATAAATGATGGACTTCAAGGAAAGGATTTTCAGAAATTTAATTTCTCCAAGTACTTCGAAGTGGAACTGAAATATTACATTATGGGAGAAGCAGCTGATGCCTTCCAGAAGATGCATGATGACTTCTTCAAGGCAAACAACCCTCATCAACATCTGGAAAACCTCAAGCCTCAGTATTTCTCTATCTTCAAAGACCTTTATTATGAGGGAGATGCTTGTCAGAAGAGAGCCAAGGATTTTTGTGATCTGTGTCTGAAACCAGCTCTGGTGGACCACCTCGACAAGAGGCTTGGGATAGAAATAGTAGATGATATTCTCAGCAGTGGGCAATCTGTTCAGTATGGGAGTAGGAGCTTCTTTCAGTTCACTGTGCAGAAGTCATTGCTAGAGAAGAAAAAGTTTGATGATTATGTAAAGTATATAAATAACTATACTGATTTTGTGACTACTTGGATCCATACAAACCTGCTTGAGCATTACAGGCAGAGAAAAGACTTGGCTGTTTTGGAGAAAAGAATCCTGTCTGCTGTGATAAAGAAGACAAAAGAggctttggagagccctgcagaacaAACTTTGGCTGAATTCTTGGAGTGTTTCAGGCATGAGATGCGTGAAGAGCTTGTCATTTCCAAAGAGGCTTTGGATGTTGTTCTCTTCAACAATGATGCCAATGCTGGACCTTTCTCAGAGGAGGTGCAGGCTTCTATCTCTGAGGTGACTGAGGACATTCTTTCAGAACGGTCTCGGATGAGTGTGGAGACGGTACTATCAAGCATTCCATTTAAGCCCCAGGAGGAGATCTTCAAGCATGTGTTTGGCTGTGGGAAGCAGTGCCCCTTCTGCAAGGTACCCTGTGAAGCTGGAGGGGGCAATCACCGAGAACACTTTGCATCAGTCCATCGACCTCAAGGGTTGGGGCGGTATCGATATATTCAATCAGATAAGCTTGTGTATTCCTTATGCTCTTCTGACGTTTGCTCAAATGCCTCTTTTAGGAATCTGGAAACTGGGTTTGAATGGCATCCCTATAAAGAGTATCGTACTTACTACCCTGACTGGCGTATCCAGCCTGATCCCAGCATCTCAGCCTCGGATTACTGGAAGTTTGTGTTCAGTGAGTTCAACAAACAGTTTGCAGTGGAGTATTCTGCTGTGTGTGCTGACCTCCCGGATGATTGGAAGAATATAACCAAGCAACAAGCACTGGAGAGCATCCAAGAAGCCTTTAATATGGAGTAA